The following nucleotide sequence is from Crocosphaera sp. UHCC 0190.
AGTATCTTCTGAAGAAAAGACAGGGATAGTTGTTGAAAAAATACATAAAAAATCTCTAATTAATCCTATAATTATCACGAAACTATCCCAGTTAGATGAGTTTATTGAAATTCTTCTTCGACAGACTAATTATGATTTTCCGGTGGCTTGGGATACAGAAACAACCGATTTAAACCCTAGACAAGCCGACTTGGTAGGAATCGGTTGTTGTTGGGGAAATCAACCCACAGATATTGCTTATATTCCCATGGGACATAAACAGGGAGAACAACTCAAGAAAGAACAAGTTTTAGATAAATTAAGACCTATTTTAGAAAGTAATAAATATCCCAAGGTTTTTCAGAATACAAAATTTGATCGTCTCATTTTATACCATCAGGGAATTAAACTGGATGGGGTAGTTTTTGATACTATGTTAGCTAGTTATGTTCTCGAACCTGAAGGCAGTCATAAACTGAGTGATTTATGTCAACAATATTTACCTAATATCACCTCTCAAAATTATGATGAATTAGGTATTGCTAAAAATCAAACCATTGCTGATCTTGATATTGTAACGGTTGCGGATTATTGTGGTATAGATGCTTATGCTACTTGGTTATTGGTGGAACCTTTAAAGGCAAAATTAGTCCAAATTCCTGAGCTTAAAAAACTATTATTAGAAGTAGAACAACCCCTAGAATCTGTGTTAGCTGCCATGGAAGATCAAGGGATTATAATTGACACAGAATACTTAGGGAAATTATCTCAACAGTTAGAAGAAGATTTAAACATTATTGAGCAGCAAGCATATCAAGAAGCCGGAGAAACTTTTAATTTAGGATCGCCAAAACAATTAGGAGAAATTCTCTTTGAAAAATTAGAATTAAACCGCAAAAAATCTCGCAAAACCAAAACAGGATACTCTACGGATCATGGGACATTAGAAAAATTACAAGGAGATCATCCGATTATTGATTATATTTTAAACTATCGAACTTCATCTAAATTAAAATCAACCTATGTCGATGCTTTACCTGAATTAGTTGATGGCAAAACCAAGCGTATACACACGAATTTTAATCAGTCTGTAACAGCAACAGGAAGACTCTCATCATCTAATCCTAATTTACAAAATATTCCGATCAGAACCGAATTTTCCCGTAAAATTAGACAAGCATTTCTTCCCCAAGAAGGCTGGTTATTAGTTTCAGCAGATTATTCTCAAATTGAATTAAGAATTTTAGCCCATTTAAGTCAAGAACCCGTTTTATTAGAAGCTTATAAAAATCGTGAAGATGTTCATAGTGTAACAGCAAAACTATTATTTGAAAAAGATAATATTACACCAGCAGAACGGAATTTAGGTAAAACGATTAACTTTGGGGTAATTTACGGTATGGGTTCCCAAAGATTTGCTAGAGAAGCGGGGGTAACTGTGGCAGAAGGCAAAGAATTTATTAATAAATATCGTCAACGGTATGCCCAGGTATTTGAGTATTTAGAAACTATGAAAAAAGAAGCGATCGCCAAGGGATATGTGACAACAATTTTAGGCAGAAGGCGTTATTTTAAATTTAGTACAAATAGTTTATATCAGTTTCGTGGCCATGATCCTAAAACCATTAATTTAGATCAGTTAAATTTGAATTATACAGATGCTCAATTATTAAGGGCTGCTGCTAATGCTCCCATTCAAGGCTCAAGTGCTGATATTATTAAAATTGCCATGGTTAAAATACAGAAAATTTTAGCCAATTATCAAGCTAAATTATTGTTACAAGTTCATGATGAATTAGTGTTTGAGATACCGCCTCAAGAATGGGAAGAATTGCACAATAAAATTAAAATAACTATGGAAAATGTGGTGAATTTAACTGTTCCTTTATTAGTAGAAATTCATCAGGGTAAAAATTGGATGGAAGCTAAATAAGTTAAACGTCAGATCAAAATCATTTCCTAAAATGCAATAATGATGAAATAATAGGAAGACTAGACAGAAGAACTGAATAAGAGATAAGTAGATTATGGTTAGTATACAAGTAGAACCCTCCCGTCACCCCCTTGCTGAGTATATCTATCGTCTGGAAAGGGGAGAAGCTTTACTCAAAGACTCTCCACGAAATGTGATTGAAGTGGTGGGTATTCTTAAGAGTTATGGGGTGATATTAGATGCTTATTCCCGCAATCTTATTTATATTGCTGATCATCAATTTTTAGTGTTATTTCCTTTTTTTAAATATTTTAATGGGGAGTTTTCTTTCAATAAATTATGGCATCATTGGAACCATGATCGCATTAACTTTGAATATGCAGAATACTGTATGAAAGCGATGATGTGGCATGGTGGAGGGGGGTTAGATGCTTACTTAGATACCCCCGACTTTAAACAAGGGATTGAAAAAGTAATTCAAGCTAAATTTAAGAACAACTTTTTAATGTTAGGACTGAATAAAGCCTTTCCTGAATTTTTGCCTGAACACATGAGAATGATGTCTTATTATAGTGGTTTGGGTCAATTTTGGCGAGTCATGGCTGATATGTTCTTATCCTTATCTGATCGCTATGATCGAGGAGAAATTAAATCAATTCCTGATGTAGTTCAACATATTTTAGATGGGTTAGTTAAAGATGCCAGTAAACCCATTACTTATCAAGTAAAAATCCGAGATAAAGTCTATGATGTCTTACCAAAATCAGCAGAATTAACTTTTTTAATGGATACGGCAGTTCCCTATGTAGAAGCCATCTTTTTCCGAGGAACTCCCTTTCCAGGCACCATTTCTTATAATGCTCAAGCCTATCAAATACCCTCGGAACAAGCTATTTTTACTTTCGGTGCTTTATATGCAGATCCCTTACCTGTTGGTGGTGCGGGCATTCCCCCAACCCTATTAATGCAGGATATGCGTCATTATTTACCTGACTATCTCCATGATATTTATCGCCAAAGTTTTCGTCAAGAAGATGACTTATTAGTTCAGATTTGTCAAAGCTTCCAAAAATCAATGTTTTGTGTTACCACCGCCGCCATTAAAGGGTTAGCCCCTCACCCTTGGAATACCAATGATCTCCAACAACAAAAAGAAAATCGTGTCTATTTAGAAGGATGGATGAGCCGTTTTTTAACCTCTCAATTAGCCATAGTTAATGGTTAGTCAATTTTGGAATAGGCAATGAATTAATTTCTTTGCCTTTAACCTTTACCCCACTTAAATATTTTTGTAGATAACTTAAACTCAGATCACACTATACAAAAGAGCCAATTTACAGGATAATCAGAAATAGATTAAAGGTTAAAGCTAAATAAGTAAAAATATCTACTTTCTTCATGAAAAAGCTAATTGAGGGACTAAAAGAGTTCCAAACAGGTTATTTTAGTTCTCATCGTGAACTGTTTGAAGAATTATCTCACGGACAACATCCCCGCATTCTTTTCATTACTTGTTCCGACTCCCGTATTGATCCCAATTTAATTACCCAAGCGCAAGTTGGTGAACTCTTTGTCATTCGTAATGCGGGTAATATTATTCCTCCCTTTGGGGCGGCTAATGGTGGGGAAGGAGCAGCAATCGAATATGCGGTTTCTGCTTTAAACATTGACCAAGTGATTGTTTGTGGTCATTCCCATTGTGGTGCCATGAAAGGGTTACTTAAATTGAGTAGTCTGGAAGAAAAAATGCCTCTAGTTCATAATTGGTTAAAGCACGCAGAAGCGACTCGACAAGTTATTAAAGATAATTACAGCAATTTAGAAGGGGAAGAACTCTTAGAAGTTACCGTCGCCGAAAATGTTTTGACGCAACTGGAAAATTTACAAACCTATCCTGTTATTCGTTCCCGTTTGCATCAGGGTAATTTAAGCTTACATGGTTGGATTTATCGCATTGAAACAGGGGAAGTGTTTGAGTATGATGTGATATCTCATGATTTTATTCCCCCCCAAAGTCGTATCATTAACCCCGAACCAGAGTACAATTTTCATCCCAGTTGTCCGGTGGGATCTTCGTCAGATTCTAAAGTTCCGACAACTCCTCAACCTAAGAGTAATGGTAATGGGGTAAAACCTGTTAATAATGGCAATGGTAATAAGGGATCTTCTCTTCCAGGATATGAACATTTTCCCCCAGAACAAGCTCAACGTATTTATCGGGGTTCTCATTAAAAGCGATGGGAAACAAGCCTAATTCCTACCTAAAATATTAGTTTTTGATAGTATTTTTCGGTAGGAACTTCTGCCGATATTTCTGTTAAAAGAAGGATAAAATCCCGAAGGTAAGCCGATTAATTAACCGCCGCATAGTTCACTAATTGACCCAGTTTTTCCCTTAAGGTTTCTAACCCCAACCGTTGACTAGCAGAAATAAAAACCCCTAGAGGATACTCTTCTTGGGCCAGTCTCAGGGTGTCACTCTCGGCTGTATCAATTTTATTAAACGCCAAGAGAATGGGCCCAGGCACTAAGGGCATCTCTTTTAAAATTTTCATGACCGATTGAATATGATGTTGCCAGGCAGGATGAGATAAGTCAACCACGTGCAACAGGGCATCTGCTTCTGTCACTTCCTCCAAGGTAGCGCGAAACGCATCGACTAGGGAGGGGGGCAATTCATGAATAAATCCCACTGTATCCGTTAACAGGATAGTATAGGGTTGCCCTGTGGTACTATCCATCCCCGAAAGACGACGGGTAGTGGGGTCAAGGGTAGCAAATAATTGATCGGCGGTGTAAACTTCCGCATTGGTTAAAGCATTGATTAGAGTGGACTTTCCCGCATTGGTATAACCCACAATGGCCACGCTAGGAATTTCCCGTTGCTGACGCTGTTGACGGAGACGGGAACGGTGGGCCTGAAGTTGGTTAACTTCTTGCTGGAGACGGGAAATACGCCGTTGAATCGCACGACGTTCCGTTTCTAATTTCGTTTCCCCTGGGCCTCTTGTCCCGATACCACCTCCTAACCGAGACATGGCTTGACCGCGCCCCACCAGTCGAGGCAACATATACTCTAATTGGGCTAATTCTACCTGTAATTTACCGGCCCGGGATTGGGCCCGTTGAGCAAAAATGTCTAAAATGACCTCGGTGCGATCGACCACCCGAACCCCTAATTGAGATTCTAGGTTGCGGACTTGGGCCGGAGAAAGATCCCGATCAAAGACCACTAAATTAGCCCCCAAGGTTTGGACACGCAGGGCAATTTCTTGGACTTTTCCCGTTCCCACAACGGTTTGAGGATGGGGTTTATCCCTTTTTTGGCGCAGGGTTTCCATCACTTCTCCCCCGGCGGTGTCTACAAGTCGTGCGACTTCTGCTACGGTTTCCTCAAAGGCGTGATCGCTCATTTTTTCGGTTTGCAGGCCGACGATCATCACTCTTTCGTGATCTCCTTCAACCTGTTGGGCCGTGTATTCTCGCCGAAATTCCGCTTCTAACCCTTCCACTAACCCCCAGAAATCCTGTTCTGTTAGAGTTTCTAGGGTCATGGCCGGAGAAACCGTCCAATAGTATTCCTGGTTGGGGTTGAGGTCTGAGGCGGGCAATAAATGGGCAATGTAGGCTTCTTTTACATAGCCTGTGGCCCCCCCACCCTGTCGCATTTTCCCTTCTCCTGTCACGGGAAGCATGACCAAAGCATCAAGTCGTTGTAAGACCATGGCTGTTAAGCTAGACTCGTTGGGAGGTTCTGCTTTCAGTTTGGTGGCAAGACAACGAATGCCGCACAGTCTTTCTGCACCGTAACGGGGCAATTCTAAGGGGGGTATTTGGGTTTGTCGTGGGGTTCCTACACCGACGCGAATCACTTGGCCACGACGGTTAACATAAGCACAGACAGGTTGACCCATATCTGAACTGACGGCGGCCAGTCGTTGGGCGAATTCTGGGGTGGTAAAGCGATCGCCTACCAACTTTTGATGATAGAGTCGTTTCAATTGCTTAATCTGACTCGGTTTTAACCCTTGCAGATTGCCGTAGATGGTCTCGATAGGCGTACCTCTCAGATTTATTGTTGTAACTTTTTATTGTAGTACAGTTTTTTAAGGGAGGACAGGGAATTGTTAATTTTAGATTATTTTTATTTTTTTCCTTCCTTTTTAACCAAAATTTATTTTGCTATACAGAAAGGGTAATGCTATAGTACATAGCTATTGAAAAAGTTTTTATGGTTGTCTATGGTCATTAATCAAACCCTTCCTCCCCAAAATATTGAAGCTGAGGAGTCAATTCTCGGTGGTATTTTAGTCGATCCAGAAGCCATGGGACGGGTGGTAGATTTAATCAATACTAATGCTTTTTATGTGAAAGCTCATCAAGAGATTTATCAGGCAGCATTAAAGCTTTATAGTCAAGGACAACCAACCGATGTCATGACGGTTAAAAGTAACCTTGAGGATCATTATTTATTGCAACAAGTTGGAGGAATTGATAAGTTAATGCAGTTGGTTGATCGCACGGTTTCGGCAGTAAATATTGATCGCTATGCGGTGTTAGTGATGGAGAAATATTTGCGTCGTCAATTAATTGCTGCGGGTCATGAAATTGTAGATTTAGGATTTGAGACAACGCGAGAATTAGATGTAGTTTTAGATGAGTCTGAAAAGAAAATTTTTAGCTTGACACAAAAGCGACCCCAAGAGGGGTTAATTCCGATTTCTGACACCATTATTAAAACTTTTAATGAGTTAGAAAAACTCCAAGATCAAACGGCACTTCCTGGCATTGAAACGGAATTTTATGAGTTAGATGGTATCACAGGAGGACTACAAAGATCGGATTTAATTATTATTGCTGGTCGGCCTTCGATGGGAAAGACGGCTTTCGGGTTAGGAGTTGCAGCTAATATTGCTAAAAAGCATAATTTACCTGTGGCAATTTTTAGTTTAGAAATGTCGAAAGAGCAGCTTTCTATGCGTTTATTAGCCTCAGAAGCTGGTATAGAAAGTAACCGTTTACGATCAGGAAGATTGGCACAAAATGATTATGAAAAAATCAGTATTGCCATGGGAACTTTATCCAATTTACCCATTTATATTGATGATGCTGCTAATATTACGGTGATGCAAATTCGTTCCCAGGTTCGCCGTTTACTGGCAGAAAAGAAAGGAGAGTTTGGCTTAGTTTTAATTGATTATTTACAATTAATGGAAGGTGGAGGTGATAACCGTGTTCAAGAATTATCAAAAATTACCCGTTCTCTTAAAGGGTTGGCCCGTGAAGTTAAGGCCCCTGTTATTGCTTTATCTCAGTTAAGTCGGGCTGTTGAATCGAGGAATAATAAACGTCCAATGATGTCAGATTTACGAGAAAGTGGTTCAATTGAACAAGATGCTGATTTAATTATGATGTTATATCGAGATGAATATTATAACCCTGATACTGTTGATCGAGGGGTTGCAGAAATTATTGTCACTAAACATCGTAATGGGCCAACGGGAACAATTAAGCTATTGTTCCAAGCAGAATTAACTAAATTTGTGAATATGCACAGAAATACCAATTATTAATACTTATGAAATCGAAAAATCTCTTATATTCTTACTATTTCCTCATTTTAATTATCCTGATGTTAGGAATTTTCTTTCGAGTTGTTAATTTAGATAAAAAAGTTTATTGGCACGACGAAATTCATACCAGTTTACACATTACTGGATTTACTGCTAAGGAATGGCATCCTTCCCTATTTAATGGAGAAGTAATCACTCAAGATTCTTTACAATATCACTTAAAAATTAATGACAAAAAAAGCTTAGCTGATACCATTAATACTTTAGTCTTTGATGATCCCCATCATCCTCCATTGTACTATATTTTAGTGAGATATTGGCGACAATTTTGGGGTGATTCTATAACAGTAATCAGAAGTTTTTCTGTTTTAGTTAGTTTATGGATTTTTCCTGCTATTTATTGGTTATGTTGGGAACTTTTTAAGCAACCAATAATTAGCAGTTTATGTCTAGCTTTGGTTGCTGTTTCGCCTTTGTATGTTTTTTATGCTCAAGAAGCGAGAGAATATGCTTTATTCACGGTTTTAATTGCTTTGTCTACTGCTTCATTATTACGAAGTATAAGGTTAACTAAAGATGCCAATATCCCTCAAGAACGATGTTACTTAAGTTGGGGTGTTTATTTGATTTTAACCACCCTCAGTTTATACACATCTCTTTTTAGTATATTCGTGATTATTGCTCAAGCAATATATACTCTTTTGATAGAAAAAAATGCTTTTAATAAAGTCACTATTTTCTATGGAATATCATTAGTAATATCTTGTATTTTATTTGCTCCTTGGATGATAGTCTTAATTCAAAACTATGAACAGTATAAACGAGCAAATAATTGGATGATTGCTGTTACATTGCCACCGGAAGAATTATTAAAGACTTGGGGATTAAATCTTAGTCGTCTTTTCTTTGATCTGGGATGGGAAATTGACACCTTGCTTACTTATTTTATTATTATATTATGTTTGCTTTTAGTTAGTTATTCTCTTTATTTTTTGTATAAAAAATCAGCATTAAAATCTTGGTTATTTGTCTTTTCTTTAGTTTTTATTCAAATATTTTTTTTACTAGGGCCAGATTTATTATGGGGAGGAGTCAGATCCCTCTCTCCTCGTTATCTCATTCCTTTTTACCTAGGAATTAATCTTTCTGTTGCTTATTTATTAGGAATAAAATTAACTCATTCAACCAATAAAATCACTAAAGTGTGGTCTATGATTACGATCATAATTCTTTCTTTAGGAATTATTTCCTGTTGGATAAATTCACAAAAAGACACTGCTTGGACAAAGGTAATTAGTTATAGTTTACCCCAAGTTGCTCAGATTATTAATAAAATAGACTCTCCTTTAGTCATTAGTAATGATCAAGGTTATCATCCTGGTAATATTATGGCATTAAGTTATTTACTAAACCCAGAGGTTAAGTTTCAGTTACTATCACAAGAGAAACAATATAAATTTCCTAAGGGTTTTCAAACAATATTTTTACTGAGTCCAACAGATGAATTTAAACTCACATTAGAAAAAGAAACTAAGGTGAAAGCAAAACTAATGTTTGGTGATGCTTATCTTAAGTTATGGAAAATTGAGGTTTAAATTAGACGTTTAAAGATCGAGGTTAAGGGTTTATATCTGAGAAGTAATTTCAGCATTAATACAAGAGATGCAAATTCACCTGGGGCTTTTTTATATTCTTGGAATTGCCAACGATTGGGAGTACAATATAATAGGTATATCAGTTTTTTTTGTTGTTCTAAAGTTAAGTCTAAGAAATAAATTTTGATCTCAGTTTGATGATGGGTTATCTTTTTCTCAATCATTTCGCTAGGAAGTTTTAATCCTTCGATCTCTAAGAAAAATTGCTCCGGTAAATTACAATTACTATTTAATACTAAAGTTGCTCCTTCTTCTGATATTGCTTTAGTTTTTCCTTCTAAAATAGAATTTTTGTTAATAAGTTTAACTGGTTTAGATAGAGGAAAACTTTGAAACAAACTTGATTGAGGTTTCTCATAAAAAGCCAATAAAGCAACCCCAATAGTAATAACATTATACAAACTCCAATAAAAACCTGGATTAATTCCAGCAGTTGATATAATTGTTTTCTGTAAACTCATTCCTAAACTGACTAAGTTCATTATTAAAAAAATAATTACGGGAACTGCTAATTTCCATTGATAAACATAAAGCTTTCGAGAAACCCCTTTTGGAGTTACAGAAAACTTATTATCAAAGGGATGAAACATCACTTTAATTGTATTAATTACCGTTGGGAAACAGTGGGTTAAGTTATAAACATCTGAAAATAATACTGAACGCGCTTTTAAACTTAACCAATATAATACCGTAAAATTGACAGTATAATAAGGCAAAAACATATAAATAAACTCATCAGAAGTGACTTGTATAAATGAGATATTAAATACAGAATAAAGAAAAGGACAAATTAAAAAGAAACAACGAGATAGAGGACTAAACCAAAATAATAATCCTTCAAAATTAACTAATCTTTGGACAAAAGTTAAATTAGGAATAATCAGGGGATTTTCTTTAATAAAAAATGCTTGTAAGGTTCCTCTACCCCATCTTAATCTTTGAGAAATATGGGATGAAATACTTTCTGCTGCTAAACCAGCACTTAACTTTTCATTGAGATATAAAACATCATATTTGTTTGCTAAAAGGCGTATTCCAGTAAAATAATCTTCACTAATAGATTCAGTAATAAATCCCCCAACTTCTTCTAAACTACTGCGTCTAACAACAAAAGAAGTTCCTGCACAAAGAACAGAATTAGTTCCATCTCTCATTAACTGAATTTGACGATAAAATACTTCTTCTTCAGGATTTAAAACAGAAGCTAACCCTAAATTTCTAGCAATTGGATCAGGATTATAAAAATTTTGGGGGGTTTGAAGTAAGGCAGTTTTCACATTCTGAAAAAAACCAATTGTTCTTGTGAGAAAATTAG
It contains:
- a CDS encoding CO2 hydration protein, producing the protein MVSIQVEPSRHPLAEYIYRLERGEALLKDSPRNVIEVVGILKSYGVILDAYSRNLIYIADHQFLVLFPFFKYFNGEFSFNKLWHHWNHDRINFEYAEYCMKAMMWHGGGGLDAYLDTPDFKQGIEKVIQAKFKNNFLMLGLNKAFPEFLPEHMRMMSYYSGLGQFWRVMADMFLSLSDRYDRGEIKSIPDVVQHILDGLVKDASKPITYQVKIRDKVYDVLPKSAELTFLMDTAVPYVEAIFFRGTPFPGTISYNAQAYQIPSEQAIFTFGALYADPLPVGGAGIPPTLLMQDMRHYLPDYLHDIYRQSFRQEDDLLVQICQSFQKSMFCVTTAAIKGLAPHPWNTNDLQQQKENRVYLEGWMSRFLTSQLAIVNG
- the hflX gene encoding GTPase HflX — translated: MRGTPIETIYGNLQGLKPSQIKQLKRLYHQKLVGDRFTTPEFAQRLAAVSSDMGQPVCAYVNRRGQVIRVGVGTPRQTQIPPLELPRYGAERLCGIRCLATKLKAEPPNESSLTAMVLQRLDALVMLPVTGEGKMRQGGGATGYVKEAYIAHLLPASDLNPNQEYYWTVSPAMTLETLTEQDFWGLVEGLEAEFRREYTAQQVEGDHERVMIVGLQTEKMSDHAFEETVAEVARLVDTAGGEVMETLRQKRDKPHPQTVVGTGKVQEIALRVQTLGANLVVFDRDLSPAQVRNLESQLGVRVVDRTEVILDIFAQRAQSRAGKLQVELAQLEYMLPRLVGRGQAMSRLGGGIGTRGPGETKLETERRAIQRRISRLQQEVNQLQAHRSRLRQQRQQREIPSVAIVGYTNAGKSTLINALTNAEVYTADQLFATLDPTTRRLSGMDSTTGQPYTILLTDTVGFIHELPPSLVDAFRATLEEVTEADALLHVVDLSHPAWQHHIQSVMKILKEMPLVPGPILLAFNKIDTAESDTLRLAQEEYPLGVFISASQRLGLETLREKLGQLVNYAAVN
- a CDS encoding glycosyltransferase family 39 protein — encoded protein: MKSKNLLYSYYFLILIILMLGIFFRVVNLDKKVYWHDEIHTSLHITGFTAKEWHPSLFNGEVITQDSLQYHLKINDKKSLADTINTLVFDDPHHPPLYYILVRYWRQFWGDSITVIRSFSVLVSLWIFPAIYWLCWELFKQPIISSLCLALVAVSPLYVFYAQEAREYALFTVLIALSTASLLRSIRLTKDANIPQERCYLSWGVYLILTTLSLYTSLFSIFVIIAQAIYTLLIEKNAFNKVTIFYGISLVISCILFAPWMIVLIQNYEQYKRANNWMIAVTLPPEELLKTWGLNLSRLFFDLGWEIDTLLTYFIIILCLLLVSYSLYFLYKKSALKSWLFVFSLVFIQIFFLLGPDLLWGGVRSLSPRYLIPFYLGINLSVAYLLGIKLTHSTNKITKVWSMITIIILSLGIISCWINSQKDTAWTKVISYSLPQVAQIINKIDSPLVISNDQGYHPGNIMALSYLLNPEVKFQLLSQEKQYKFPKGFQTIFLLSPTDEFKLTLEKETKVKAKLMFGDAYLKLWKIEV
- the polA gene encoding DNA polymerase I, with protein sequence MQPQPTLPLFLLIDGHSLAFRAYYAFAKARTGPLRTSTGIPTSVCFGFLNSLIQVIESQKPQYLAIAFDLKEPTFRHEADVNYKADRQETPEDFIPDVENLQDLLEALNLTIVTAPGYEADDVLGTLAKKASESGYRVVIVSGDRDLFQLVDDQHNINVLYLERNAIKSSSGEGYTLFNEAAVAEKLGVKPTQVVDYKALCGDKSDNIPGVRGIGEKTAVKLLNEYGSLEGIYQNIEQIKGANQKKLKEGVKAAEHSRYLAEIIVNTPLDFTLKDGQLKGVNLELLKSVLEKLELKKFLKQINQLQQQFGGEIQLELPQESGADNEQKQLSIFDSVSSEEKTGIVVEKIHKKSLINPIIITKLSQLDEFIEILLRQTNYDFPVAWDTETTDLNPRQADLVGIGCCWGNQPTDIAYIPMGHKQGEQLKKEQVLDKLRPILESNKYPKVFQNTKFDRLILYHQGIKLDGVVFDTMLASYVLEPEGSHKLSDLCQQYLPNITSQNYDELGIAKNQTIADLDIVTVADYCGIDAYATWLLVEPLKAKLVQIPELKKLLLEVEQPLESVLAAMEDQGIIIDTEYLGKLSQQLEEDLNIIEQQAYQEAGETFNLGSPKQLGEILFEKLELNRKKSRKTKTGYSTDHGTLEKLQGDHPIIDYILNYRTSSKLKSTYVDALPELVDGKTKRIHTNFNQSVTATGRLSSSNPNLQNIPIRTEFSRKIRQAFLPQEGWLLVSADYSQIELRILAHLSQEPVLLEAYKNREDVHSVTAKLLFEKDNITPAERNLGKTINFGVIYGMGSQRFAREAGVTVAEGKEFINKYRQRYAQVFEYLETMKKEAIAKGYVTTILGRRRYFKFSTNSLYQFRGHDPKTINLDQLNLNYTDAQLLRAAANAPIQGSSADIIKIAMVKIQKILANYQAKLLLQVHDELVFEIPPQEWEELHNKIKITMENVVNLTVPLLVEIHQGKNWMEAK
- the dnaB gene encoding replicative DNA helicase, which encodes MVINQTLPPQNIEAEESILGGILVDPEAMGRVVDLINTNAFYVKAHQEIYQAALKLYSQGQPTDVMTVKSNLEDHYLLQQVGGIDKLMQLVDRTVSAVNIDRYAVLVMEKYLRRQLIAAGHEIVDLGFETTRELDVVLDESEKKIFSLTQKRPQEGLIPISDTIIKTFNELEKLQDQTALPGIETEFYELDGITGGLQRSDLIIIAGRPSMGKTAFGLGVAANIAKKHNLPVAIFSLEMSKEQLSMRLLASEAGIESNRLRSGRLAQNDYEKISIAMGTLSNLPIYIDDAANITVMQIRSQVRRLLAEKKGEFGLVLIDYLQLMEGGGDNRVQELSKITRSLKGLAREVKAPVIALSQLSRAVESRNNKRPMMSDLRESGSIEQDADLIMMLYRDEYYNPDTVDRGVAEIIVTKHRNGPTGTIKLLFQAELTKFVNMHRNTNY
- a CDS encoding glycosyltransferase gives rise to the protein MKGNKIAFNQSEKLKNRFSWVIFFYRYTATFIFLGIWIFLAIIALAWLFGESHIVQLFNQLNYWQEHPHIWLQVPDFDHSFYLYFPTILLWIILQIIMQISPYPKPWSRGIIVTILLVLILRYFAWRSLSTLNLSNPVDGIFSIGLFLLEFLALFGGFIQLVFMFTSKERKEEANDYSQAVINQEYCPSVDVFIPTYNEPIFILKRTIIGCQALSYAQKKVYVLDDTNRPEIEELAKQLGCYYITRLDNFYAKAGNLNHALTQTNGELIAIFDADFVPTTNFLTRTIGFFQNVKTALLQTPQNFYNPDPIARNLGLASVLNPEEEVFYRQIQLMRDGTNSVLCAGTSFVVRRSSLEEVGGFITESISEDYFTGIRLLANKYDVLYLNEKLSAGLAAESISSHISQRLRWGRGTLQAFFIKENPLIIPNLTFVQRLVNFEGLLFWFSPLSRCFFLICPFLYSVFNISFIQVTSDEFIYMFLPYYTVNFTVLYWLSLKARSVLFSDVYNLTHCFPTVINTIKVMFHPFDNKFSVTPKGVSRKLYVYQWKLAVPVIIFLIMNLVSLGMSLQKTIISTAGINPGFYWSLYNVITIGVALLAFYEKPQSSLFQSFPLSKPVKLINKNSILEGKTKAISEEGATLVLNSNCNLPEQFFLEIEGLKLPSEMIEKKITHHQTEIKIYFLDLTLEQQKKLIYLLYCTPNRWQFQEYKKAPGEFASLVLMLKLLLRYKPLTSIFKRLI
- a CDS encoding carbonic anhydrase; this encodes MKKLIEGLKEFQTGYFSSHRELFEELSHGQHPRILFITCSDSRIDPNLITQAQVGELFVIRNAGNIIPPFGAANGGEGAAIEYAVSALNIDQVIVCGHSHCGAMKGLLKLSSLEEKMPLVHNWLKHAEATRQVIKDNYSNLEGEELLEVTVAENVLTQLENLQTYPVIRSRLHQGNLSLHGWIYRIETGEVFEYDVISHDFIPPQSRIINPEPEYNFHPSCPVGSSSDSKVPTTPQPKSNGNGVKPVNNGNGNKGSSLPGYEHFPPEQAQRIYRGSH